The following are from one region of the Macadamia integrifolia cultivar HAES 741 unplaced genomic scaffold, SCU_Mint_v3 scaffold1132, whole genome shotgun sequence genome:
- the LOC122062881 gene encoding pentatricopeptide repeat-containing protein At2g32630, with amino-acid sequence MTTIQKQRTKLLSNLLIDSPSQSNEAVADKISKTLLSSGSKSVRVKSFISNLNSDAAHLVLSNPALNTKTCLDFFNLINGIQSLAPYRHDLRAHLTLVCRLFKDNRFAVAKNILRSAVLNQDLNCRVSVVASLVDSCCNESFMRGKLLDMLFRIFAESNKCEEALETFDYMKSNGFDIDERSCTFYLLALKRSGQVESALGFLLRMLKSGVKISVYSLTIVVDALCKQGEITRAMELMSEMGKKGVKSNIVTYNSLIDAYVKRGDFQQVNEILNFMVREGVVANVRTYTSLIDGFSSSGKIHEAERVFEEMNSTGVEADIYVYSSLINGHCRLGNMKRAFALFDELTDRGLSPSAHTYGSLISGLCKVGQMIAAKKLITEMQSKGIDLNEVIFNTLMDGYCKQRMIDEALTLQVVMEKKGLELDVFTYNTIASGLCKSNRYNEAKTLLLTMADRGVSPNTECLTTLIDIYCKEGDMVEARRVFREMEKMGVKYSTVTYNALIDGYSKKENMKDANKLRDEMEDRGFKPDVYTYTSLIHGHSVVGKVEEALKLFNEMPERGLVRNMVTYSAMISGLSKAGRSNEAFRLYDEMIEAGIKPDDSVYSSLVGSLHTETSS; translated from the coding sequence ATGACGACGATTCAAAAGCAAAGGACGAAATTATTGAGTAATCTATTGATCGACTCTCCTTCTCAATCTAATGAAGCAGTTGCAGACAAGATATCCAAAACCCTACTCAGCTCTGGTTCCAAGTCTGTCCGAGTCAAATCCTTTATCTCCAATCTCAATTCCGACGCAGCGCACCTTGTTCTCTCAAATCCAGCTCTCAATACCAAGACTTGCTTGGATTTCTTTAATTTAATCAACGGAATCCAATCTCTCGCTCCATACAGACATGATCTTCGAGCCCATTTAACCTTGGTTTGCCGGCTATTTAAGGATAATAGGTTCGCAGTGGCCAAGAATATCCTCAGATCCGCAGTCCTGAATCAAGACCTCAATTGTCGAGTTTCAGTCGTAGCGTCTTTGGTAGATAGTTGCTGTAATGAGTCCTTTATGCGTGGAAAGTTACTCGATATGCTATTTAGGATTTTTGCGGAAAGTAACAAATGCGAAGAAGCCCTGGAGACCTTCGACTACATGAAAAGCAATGGTTTTGATATCGATGAGAGGTCTTGCACATTTTATCTACTCGCCCTCAAGAGGTCTGGTCAGGTGGAGTCGGCTTTAGGGTTCCTTCTACGGATGCTCAAATCGGGTGTTAAAATCTCTGTTTATTCGTTAACGATAGTGGTTGATGCCTTGTGTAAACAAGGAGAGATTACTCGAGCTATGGAGTTGATGAGTGAAATGGGTAAGAAAGGAGTCAAATCTAATATCGTCACTTATAATTCTCTGATAGATGCCTATGTCAAGAGAGGGGATTTTCAGCAAGTAAATGAGATCTTGAACTTTATGGTCCGGGAAGGTGTAGTAGCCAACGTTAGGACCTACACTTCCTTAATTGATGGGTTCTCAAGCTCTGGCAAGATCCATGAAGCCGAAAGAGTGTTTGAGGAGATGAACTCAACAGGTGTTGAAGCAGATATCTATGTGTATAGTTCACTCATCAATGGACATTGTAGACTAGGGAACATGAAGAGGGCGTTTGCACTGTTCGATGAATTGACTGATAGGGGCCTCAGTCCAAGTGCACACACTTATGGGTCTTTGATCTCTGGCCTTTGCAAGGTCGGGCAGATGATTGCTGCAAAGAAGTTGATAACTGAAATGCAAAGCAAAGGAATTGACTTAAATGAGGTCATATTCAACACATTAATGGATGGGTATTGCAAGCAAAGAATGATAGATGAAGCCTTAACATTGCAGGTTGTGATGGAGAAGAAAGGTCTTGAGCTGGATGTATTCACATATAACACCATAGCCAGTGGTTTGTGCAAGTCAAATCGATATAACGAGGCAAAGACACTTTTGCTCACTATGGCTGATAGAGGTGTGAGTCCGAACACTGAATGCCTCACTACACTGATTGACatatattgcaaggaaggagaTATGGTGGAAGCAAGGAGGGTTTTTCGTGAGATGGAAAAGATGGGAGTGAAGTATAGTACTGTGACATATAATGCCTTAATAGATGGTTACAGCAAGAAAGAGAATATGAAGGATGCTAATAAACTTAGAGATGAAATGGAGGACAGAGGGTTTAAGCCAGATGTGTACACCTACACGTCACTTATTCATGGCCACAGTGTGGTGGGAAAGGTTGAAGAAGCACTAAAACTCTTTAATGAAATGCCCGAGAGGGGTTTAGTGCGCAATATGGTCACATATTCTGCAATGATTTCGGGATTGTCCAAGGCAGGGAGATCTAATGAGGCATTTAGATTGTATGATGAGATGATTGAGGCAGGAATTAAACCTGATGATTCTGTCTACTCTTCACTGGTGGGTAGCCTTCATACAGAAACATCTTCATAG